From a region of the Williamsia phyllosphaerae genome:
- a CDS encoding Fpg/Nei family DNA glycosylase, whose amino-acid sequence MPEGDSVYQAAARVRKAFEGKVIEYCQFRVPRFATVDLSGRTVESVRSVGKHHLIDVGDDLSIHTHLKMEGAWHVHPIGTKWRRPAFHARLVLRTDTHEAVAFEMGICEMVEDADGALAYIGPDLLGPTWDTDVAVANLLRDPDRPIGLALLDQHLMAGVGNVFRCEACFLRGVDPRRKVADVDVPAMVDLCHRLLQANRSRIRTTTGVNVNGKRYYVYGRGRKPCFRCGTPISRDFLGEGDSEERVLYHCTRCQT is encoded by the coding sequence GTGCCCGAGGGCGACTCCGTGTACCAGGCCGCCGCTCGCGTCCGTAAGGCGTTCGAGGGCAAGGTGATCGAGTACTGCCAGTTCCGCGTGCCGCGGTTCGCCACGGTTGATCTGAGCGGGCGGACGGTCGAATCGGTGCGATCGGTGGGCAAGCACCATCTGATCGACGTCGGAGACGACCTCTCCATCCACACCCATCTGAAGATGGAGGGGGCGTGGCATGTCCATCCGATCGGGACGAAGTGGCGTCGACCCGCGTTCCACGCACGGCTGGTACTGCGCACCGACACCCACGAGGCGGTCGCCTTCGAGATGGGGATCTGCGAGATGGTGGAGGATGCCGACGGGGCGTTGGCGTACATCGGCCCCGACCTGCTCGGCCCCACCTGGGACACCGATGTCGCCGTCGCAAACCTCCTGCGCGACCCCGATCGGCCCATCGGCCTCGCGCTGCTCGACCAGCACCTGATGGCCGGCGTCGGCAACGTCTTCCGCTGTGAGGCCTGCTTCCTGCGCGGGGTGGATCCGCGCCGGAAGGTTGCCGACGTGGACGTCCCGGCGATGGTCGATCTGTGTCACCGGCTGTTGCAGGCGAACCGCTCCCGCATCCGGACGACGACCGGTGTGAACGTGAACGGCAAGCGCTACTACGTCTACGGACGCGGGCGGAAGCCGTGCTTTCGCTGCGGTACCCCGATCAGCCGGGACTTCCTGGGTGAGGGTGACAGCGAGGAACGCGTCCTCTATCACTGCACCCGCTGCCAGACCTGA
- a CDS encoding PPOX class F420-dependent oxidoreductase — protein sequence MRLNDSARALVGSGADATLVTLNPDGSPQVSVVWVALRSTPEGDELLTAHLGVYQKVRNVRRDPRVAVTILGSAPAALMTPYLAINGTADILEGGAPELLSDLAATLAPADSGFPPQDAPPGYITRIRIEKVGGVGPWKD from the coding sequence ATGAGGCTGAACGACTCGGCGCGCGCACTGGTCGGATCCGGCGCGGACGCGACCCTGGTGACCCTGAACCCCGACGGCAGCCCGCAGGTGTCGGTCGTCTGGGTGGCGCTGCGCTCGACGCCCGAGGGCGACGAGCTGCTCACCGCTCACCTGGGGGTCTATCAGAAGGTGCGCAACGTCCGCCGTGACCCGCGCGTCGCGGTCACCATCCTGGGATCAGCCCCGGCGGCTCTCATGACGCCCTACCTGGCGATCAACGGCACAGCCGACATCCTCGAGGGCGGTGCGCCCGAGTTGCTGTCCGACCTCGCGGCCACGCTCGCACCTGCCGACTCCGGCTTCCCGCCACAGGACGCGCCGCCCGGATACATCACCCGCATCCGAATCGAGAAGGTCGGCGGCGTCGGCCCCTGGAAGGACTGA
- a CDS encoding SDR family NAD(P)-dependent oxidoreductase, protein MASDQHWTPARLGDRSGQRIIVTGATNGVGLATARALADAGAHVILAVRNTELGARRATEIGGSTEVAHIDLSNLASVRAFAERLDDDVDILINNAGLVSQSREETADGFEKTIGTNFLGPFALTNLLLPRVRSQIVNVGSDAHKQATIRLDDLHLRSRKWNIMGAYSRSKLAVMLWGLELDRRLRESGSPVTSQLTHPGWVASNISNVSDTPLMSTFHKGVQMVASRLANDIAAGAAPTLYCLTEPIPPGSYVGIDSRFGYKGGPTLAGRTGNACDFAAARQLWEMAESQTGTSWPLS, encoded by the coding sequence ATGGCCTCAGATCAGCACTGGACCCCGGCACGCCTCGGCGATCGCAGCGGTCAACGCATCATCGTCACCGGCGCGACGAACGGCGTCGGGCTCGCGACCGCACGCGCCCTCGCCGACGCAGGCGCACACGTCATCCTCGCGGTCCGCAACACCGAACTGGGTGCTCGTCGGGCTACCGAGATCGGCGGGTCCACCGAGGTCGCGCACATCGATCTGTCCAATCTGGCGTCGGTCCGGGCGTTCGCCGAGCGTCTCGACGACGATGTCGACATCCTGATCAACAACGCCGGCCTCGTCTCCCAGAGCCGCGAGGAGACCGCCGACGGGTTCGAGAAGACGATCGGCACGAACTTCCTCGGCCCGTTCGCGCTCACCAACCTGCTTCTCCCCCGGGTGCGGTCGCAGATCGTCAACGTCGGTTCCGACGCCCACAAGCAGGCCACCATCCGACTCGACGACCTGCACCTGCGGTCGCGGAAGTGGAACATCATGGGCGCCTACTCCCGGTCGAAGCTGGCCGTGATGCTGTGGGGGCTCGAGCTCGATCGGCGTCTACGCGAGTCGGGGTCGCCGGTGACCTCTCAGCTGACGCATCCGGGATGGGTCGCGTCGAACATCTCGAACGTCTCCGACACCCCGTTGATGTCTACCTTCCACAAGGGCGTCCAGATGGTGGCCAGCCGCCTCGCCAACGACATCGCCGCCGGTGCGGCCCCGACCCTGTACTGCCTCACCGAACCGATCCCGCCGGGCAGCTACGTCGGCATCGACAGCAGGTTCGGCTACAAGGGTGGGCCCACTCTGGCCGGGCGAACCGGCAACGCCTGCGATTTCGCCGCCGCCCGGCAACTGTGGGAGATGGCCGAGAGCCAGACCGGTACGTCGTGGCCGCTCAGCTGA
- a CDS encoding HNH endonuclease signature motif containing protein produces MDFVDMSDGELEDTVIGHAGQLAAQTCTFLDALREFDTRGAWNGVNIRSCAQWLSWKTGLSRRTAQDQLRVAHALADLPHLHDAFAHGRLSYSKVRAVSRVATADSEPELVDIALSSTAEQVERLCRGLRTINRRGAPDAAPADFTARWNWDDDGTLRVSMRLNPVDGARFLAGVVRSDYERTRTIDDPDVPAPPESPELPGSPGDSGLPTDLWRNVPSNIAPAVIAMSDIACDMIDVPETAPGAEVLIVEDSATGDAHIDDGPPLDTHERDEARCDAIVRAVRVQQGAVLAWGRRRRTPSPAQIRAVFMRDRCCTMPGCGRTRFLHVHHVAFWSHGGATDLDNLVLLCGEHHRRLHRDEFSIVPTAPQQFEFHTAAGDLIEVAPPIAAEPRFRPDRTTAPAAILPNWGGEKLDLSYATDVLTHIWALRAREKAADTTPAEAMAA; encoded by the coding sequence ATGGATTTCGTGGACATGTCAGACGGGGAACTCGAGGACACGGTCATCGGTCACGCCGGCCAGCTGGCCGCACAGACCTGCACGTTCCTGGATGCGCTGCGGGAGTTCGACACCCGGGGCGCGTGGAACGGGGTCAACATCCGGTCGTGCGCACAGTGGTTGTCGTGGAAGACCGGACTGTCACGGCGGACCGCGCAGGATCAGTTGCGCGTCGCCCATGCGCTCGCCGACCTCCCACACCTGCACGACGCATTCGCGCACGGGCGGCTGTCCTATTCGAAGGTGCGCGCCGTCTCGCGCGTGGCCACCGCCGACAGCGAACCCGAACTGGTCGACATCGCTCTGTCGTCGACCGCCGAACAGGTCGAACGCCTCTGCCGTGGACTGCGCACCATCAACCGGCGCGGGGCACCCGACGCCGCGCCCGCCGATTTCACGGCCAGGTGGAACTGGGACGACGACGGGACCTTGCGAGTGTCGATGCGGCTCAACCCGGTCGACGGCGCACGGTTCCTTGCCGGCGTCGTGCGCAGCGACTACGAGCGGACCCGCACCATCGACGATCCCGATGTACCGGCACCACCGGAATCGCCAGAATTGCCGGGATCGCCGGGCGACTCGGGCCTGCCCACCGATCTGTGGCGCAACGTCCCGTCGAACATCGCACCTGCGGTCATTGCGATGTCCGACATCGCCTGCGACATGATCGACGTCCCCGAAACCGCCCCCGGCGCCGAGGTGTTGATCGTGGAGGACTCCGCCACCGGCGACGCGCACATCGACGACGGCCCACCGCTCGACACCCACGAGCGTGACGAGGCCCGCTGCGACGCCATCGTTCGCGCGGTGCGTGTGCAGCAGGGCGCCGTGCTGGCCTGGGGACGCCGGCGCCGCACACCCAGCCCGGCACAGATCCGGGCGGTCTTCATGCGGGACCGCTGCTGCACGATGCCCGGGTGTGGCCGCACCCGATTCCTGCACGTCCACCACGTCGCCTTCTGGTCACACGGTGGTGCCACGGATCTCGACAACCTCGTGCTGCTCTGCGGCGAGCACCACCGTCGGCTGCACCGCGACGAATTCAGCATCGTCCCCACTGCGCCGCAACAGTTCGAGTTCCACACTGCCGCAGGCGACCTCATCGAGGTGGCGCCACCGATCGCCGCAGAACCCCGGTTCCGCCCCGACCGCACCACAGCTCCTGCAGCCATCCTGCCCAACTGGGGCGGCGAGAAGCTCGACCTGTCCTACGCCACGGATGTTCTCACCCACATCTGGGCGCTGCGCGCGCGAGAGAAGGCCGCGGACACGACACCGGCAGAGGCGATGGCCGCCTGA
- a CDS encoding HIT family protein produces the protein MSKQCVFCDIVAGDSPSVTVAEDDTTLAFMDINPASDGHLLVIPKRHSTDLLDIPAEDLTAVTLSAQRIAAVAVRELGADGVNLLNCCGADAWQTVFHFHLHVIPRYVDKARDRLTLPWTPTRGRMDTIAELGARLSAAAN, from the coding sequence ATGAGCAAACAGTGCGTGTTCTGCGACATCGTCGCCGGTGACAGTCCGAGTGTGACGGTGGCCGAGGACGATACGACCCTCGCGTTCATGGACATCAATCCGGCGTCCGACGGACACCTGTTGGTGATACCGAAGCGGCACAGCACCGATCTGCTCGACATCCCGGCCGAGGACCTGACCGCGGTGACTCTGTCGGCTCAGCGCATTGCCGCGGTCGCCGTCCGGGAACTCGGTGCCGACGGCGTCAATCTGCTCAACTGCTGCGGGGCCGACGCGTGGCAGACCGTGTTCCATTTCCATCTGCACGTCATCCCGAGGTACGTCGACAAGGCCAGAGATCGCCTCACCCTGCCGTGGACACCGACGCGGGGGCGCATGGACACGATCGCCGAACTGGGCGCCCGGCTCAGTGCTGCCGCGAACTGA
- a CDS encoding putative immunity protein — MTDSIALTTEELRAVTRFATNCAREVLAVFENDHPLDGRPRAAIRSAQDFVDGGRRTRFMRISAFAANTAATEATTTAAAHAARSAGHAAAAAYLHPLTNGHQVKHILGSAGHAARAAELAYPGLFDATRNLRTATEQATSTVVSVLKRYPPAPSGGGRVGELVRELDSALRARSL, encoded by the coding sequence GTGACGGACTCGATTGCCCTCACCACAGAGGAGCTACGCGCGGTGACCCGGTTTGCGACCAACTGTGCCCGGGAGGTCCTCGCTGTTTTCGAGAACGACCATCCCCTCGACGGTCGCCCACGGGCCGCAATTCGATCAGCGCAGGATTTCGTCGACGGCGGCCGCCGGACCCGATTCATGCGAATCAGCGCCTTTGCAGCGAACACCGCGGCGACCGAAGCGACTACCACGGCGGCCGCTCACGCCGCCCGTTCGGCTGGTCATGCGGCAGCAGCGGCCTACCTGCATCCATTGACGAACGGCCATCAGGTAAAACACATTCTTGGATCCGCCGGCCATGCGGCGCGCGCCGCCGAACTCGCGTACCCCGGTTTGTTCGATGCCACGCGCAACCTGCGCACTGCCACTGAACAAGCCACGTCGACGGTCGTGTCTGTCCTGAAGCGGTATCCACCCGCCCCTTCGGGCGGAGGGCGTGTGGGCGAACTCGTTCGCGAACTGGACTCCGCTCTTCGGGCTCGATCTCTCTGA
- a CDS encoding class I SAM-dependent methyltransferase, which produces MTDSQAVAAEWDERFSSSEQLFSGRPNGSLVAEVGELPAGRALDVGCGEGADAIWLAQQGWTVTALDVSRVAIDRGAEAARRAGVEVTWQVSDLSGLAASDQYDLVTVHYPALPSSPDRRAEHALMSAVAPGGLLLVVHHADMDAETARAHGFDPADYVGTTDMVTALLEGAWRVDLDTRRPRDVAAGGGRHTHDVVLRALHA; this is translated from the coding sequence ATGACGGATTCACAGGCGGTCGCTGCGGAGTGGGACGAACGCTTCAGCAGTTCCGAGCAGTTGTTCAGTGGTCGACCCAATGGTTCCCTGGTCGCCGAGGTCGGTGAGCTGCCCGCCGGCCGGGCCCTGGACGTCGGTTGCGGTGAGGGCGCCGACGCCATCTGGTTGGCGCAGCAGGGCTGGACGGTCACCGCGCTCGACGTGTCCCGCGTGGCGATCGATCGCGGCGCCGAGGCTGCCCGGCGGGCCGGGGTCGAGGTGACGTGGCAGGTGTCCGACCTGTCCGGACTCGCTGCCTCCGATCAGTACGACCTGGTGACCGTGCACTACCCGGCGCTGCCCAGCTCCCCCGATCGCCGGGCCGAGCACGCCCTGATGTCCGCGGTCGCACCGGGCGGACTCCTGCTCGTCGTGCACCACGCCGACATGGACGCGGAGACGGCACGCGCGCACGGGTTCGATCCCGCCGACTACGTGGGGACCACCGACATGGTCACCGCGCTCCTGGAGGGCGCCTGGCGTGTCGATCTGGACACCCGCCGACCACGCGACGTGGCCGCCGGGGGCGGACGCCACACTCACGACGTCGTGCTGCGCGCGCTACACGCCTGA
- a CDS encoding aminotransferase-like domain-containing protein produces MSAPVVTPSAALSNVRGSAIRDLLSLTERPDVLSMAGGLPATELIPQERIALAAQRAVGDRNLLQYTVSAGLRECRDAIARHEGIDDPEQVLITHGSQQALFLLAHALVDPGDLVVVDDPVYVGALQVFQSVRADVRGLPLTDRGIDTDLLEQWCEAGARPVIVHTVSSFHNPGGVTADDGRRAHLARLAERYGFWIIDDNPYGQLRFRGTEPTPWRHFGDRIISLGTVSKILAPALRVGWCVAPTAVIALVERLRQGADLCGSTFTQAMVADLLTDRDWLDGHVESVRDAYRSRATALVDALTTHLGSAAEFTAPEGGMFCWVRLPGVDTTALLGEAVEHGVAYVPGSAFAVSRDAGDCLRLSFATLAPADIDRAVTRLAAASGV; encoded by the coding sequence GTGTCCGCACCCGTCGTCACCCCGTCCGCCGCCCTGTCCAACGTCCGCGGTTCGGCGATCCGCGACCTGCTCAGCCTCACCGAGCGCCCCGACGTCCTCAGCATGGCCGGTGGGCTGCCGGCCACCGAGTTGATCCCGCAGGAACGGATCGCCCTGGCCGCGCAGCGAGCGGTCGGTGATCGAAACCTTCTGCAGTACACGGTCAGCGCGGGGCTGCGCGAGTGCCGCGACGCCATCGCGCGGCACGAGGGAATCGACGATCCCGAGCAGGTTCTCATCACCCACGGATCGCAGCAGGCGTTGTTCCTGCTCGCGCATGCGCTCGTCGATCCCGGCGACCTCGTCGTCGTCGACGATCCGGTGTACGTCGGTGCTCTGCAGGTGTTCCAGTCGGTGCGGGCCGACGTCCGGGGTCTGCCGCTGACCGACCGCGGCATCGACACCGACCTGCTCGAGCAATGGTGCGAGGCCGGAGCGCGGCCGGTGATCGTGCACACCGTCAGTTCCTTCCACAACCCGGGCGGCGTGACCGCCGACGACGGCAGGCGCGCTCACCTCGCCCGCCTCGCCGAGCGGTACGGGTTCTGGATCATCGACGACAACCCCTACGGGCAGTTGCGGTTTCGAGGGACGGAGCCGACGCCGTGGCGGCACTTCGGCGACCGCATCATCAGCCTGGGCACCGTGTCGAAGATCCTCGCCCCGGCGCTGCGCGTCGGATGGTGTGTGGCGCCGACGGCGGTGATCGCGCTCGTGGAGCGACTGCGCCAGGGCGCAGATCTGTGTGGATCGACCTTCACCCAGGCGATGGTGGCCGACCTGCTGACCGACCGCGACTGGCTCGACGGACACGTCGAGAGCGTCCGCGACGCGTACCGCTCGCGTGCCACCGCACTGGTCGATGCGCTCACGACCCACCTCGGATCGGCCGCGGAGTTCACCGCGCCGGAGGGCGGCATGTTCTGCTGGGTCCGTCTTCCCGGGGTGGACACGACCGCACTGCTCGGCGAAGCCGTCGAACACGGCGTGGCCTACGTCCCGGGGTCTGCGTTCGCGGTCTCCCGCGACGCCGGCGATTGTCTGCGGCTCAGCTTCGCCACCCTCGCCCCCGCCGACATCGACCGGGCGGTCACCCGCCTCGCGGCGGCGTCAGGCGTGTAG
- a CDS encoding NAD(P)H-quinone dehydrogenase, which translates to MTRIAIIGGGPAGYEAALAATAYGADVTVVDSDGIGGACVLWDCVPSKTFIASTGIRTEVRRAVDLGINLHHDDALVSLPQIHQRVRDLAFAQSADIRSRLVSEGVHLVAGRARLGDAEIGMSTHRVIVTPVAERADGVEPDPDITIDADVVLIATGASPRVLPDAQPDGERILTWRQLYDLEELPEHLVVVGSGVTGAEFVHAYTELGVRVTLVSSRDRVLPGEDEDAALVLEDVLAERGVTLIKHARADAVRRTDDGVDVHLADGNVVSGSHVLMTVGSVPNTGGLGLENVGIELSKGGYLSVDRVSRTSVPGIYAAGDCTGLLPLASVAAMQGRIAMYHALGEGVVPIKLKTVASAIFTRPEIATVGVSQQAIDDGEYPARTVMLPLSTNPRAKMSGLRRGFVKIFCRPATGVVIGGVVVAPNASELILPIALAVQNKLMVNDLAQTFSVYPSLTGSVTEAARQLIRHDDLD; encoded by the coding sequence ATGACCAGGATCGCGATCATCGGCGGCGGGCCCGCAGGATATGAGGCCGCGCTCGCCGCGACCGCCTACGGCGCGGACGTGACGGTCGTCGACTCGGACGGGATCGGCGGCGCGTGCGTGCTGTGGGATTGCGTTCCGTCGAAGACCTTCATCGCCTCGACCGGAATCCGCACCGAGGTGCGTCGAGCGGTGGACCTGGGCATCAACCTGCATCACGACGACGCGCTGGTGTCGTTGCCGCAGATCCATCAGCGGGTCCGTGACCTGGCCTTCGCGCAGTCCGCCGACATCCGGTCCCGTCTGGTCAGCGAGGGCGTCCACCTGGTCGCCGGCCGCGCACGCCTCGGTGACGCCGAGATCGGCATGTCGACCCACCGGGTGATCGTCACCCCGGTGGCCGAGCGCGCCGACGGCGTCGAACCCGATCCGGACATCACCATCGACGCCGACGTGGTCCTCATCGCCACGGGCGCGTCGCCGCGTGTGCTGCCCGACGCACAGCCGGACGGGGAGCGCATCCTCACCTGGCGTCAGCTCTACGACCTCGAGGAGCTGCCCGAGCACCTCGTGGTGGTCGGTTCCGGTGTCACGGGTGCGGAGTTCGTGCACGCCTACACCGAGCTGGGGGTTCGGGTCACGTTGGTGTCGAGCCGAGACCGCGTGCTGCCCGGTGAGGACGAGGATGCGGCGCTCGTGCTCGAGGACGTCCTCGCCGAACGCGGTGTCACGCTCATCAAGCACGCCCGCGCCGACGCGGTCCGCCGGACCGATGACGGTGTCGACGTCCACCTGGCCGACGGCAACGTCGTCTCGGGATCACACGTGTTGATGACGGTCGGATCCGTACCCAACACCGGTGGGCTCGGGCTGGAGAACGTCGGCATCGAGTTGTCGAAGGGCGGCTACCTCAGCGTCGACCGGGTGTCGCGGACGTCGGTGCCCGGCATCTACGCCGCCGGTGACTGCACCGGGCTGTTGCCGTTGGCCTCCGTCGCGGCCATGCAGGGCCGCATCGCGATGTACCACGCGCTCGGCGAGGGCGTCGTCCCGATCAAGCTCAAGACGGTCGCGTCGGCGATCTTCACCCGTCCGGAGATCGCCACCGTCGGCGTCAGCCAGCAGGCCATCGACGACGGTGAGTACCCGGCCCGCACCGTGATGTTGCCGCTCTCGACCAATCCGCGCGCCAAGATGAGCGGGCTGCGCCGGGGCTTCGTCAAGATCTTCTGCCGCCCGGCCACCGGTGTTGTCATCGGCGGAGTCGTCGTGGCGCCCAATGCATCCGAGCTGATCCTGCCGATCGCACTGGCCGTCCAGAACAAGCTGATGGTCAACGATCTGGCCCAGACGTTCTCGGTCTACCCCTCGCTCACCGGGTCGGTGACCGAGGCGGCGCGACAGTTGATCCGGCACGACGATCTGGATTGA
- a CDS encoding gamma-glutamylcyclotransferase, translating to MPIYAAYGSNMHPDQMMERAPHSPMAGTGWLNGWRLTFGGGDIGWEGALATVTEDPDDPDARVFVVLYDVTPEDELTLDSWEGSELGIHRKIRARVHTDDGAVLAWLYVLDAFEGGLPSARYLGVMSEAAEIAGAPADYVHALRVRDARNVGPGPGDTLDT from the coding sequence GTGCCGATATACGCCGCCTACGGGTCGAACATGCACCCGGACCAGATGATGGAACGGGCCCCGCACTCCCCGATGGCGGGTACCGGATGGCTCAACGGCTGGCGGCTGACGTTCGGCGGCGGCGACATCGGCTGGGAGGGCGCCCTGGCGACCGTCACCGAGGACCCCGACGATCCGGATGCGCGCGTGTTCGTCGTCCTCTACGACGTCACCCCCGAGGACGAACTCACCCTGGACAGCTGGGAGGGATCCGAGCTCGGGATCCATCGCAAGATCCGCGCCCGGGTGCACACCGACGACGGCGCGGTCCTGGCGTGGCTCTACGTGCTCGACGCGTTCGAGGGCGGACTGCCGTCGGCCCGCTACCTCGGCGTGATGTCGGAGGCCGCGGAAATCGCGGGCGCACCGGCCGACTACGTCCACGCGCTGCGGGTCCGCGACGCCCGCAACGTGGGGCCCGGCCCCGGCGACACGCTCGACACCTGA
- a CDS encoding lipase family protein: protein MYRRHVTRTIAVATVLFAVLGVAATPVVVAAPTPNVGTDFYRPPVPLPVGAPGDVLRTAPSVDALIPGTGAVIDARVTRVMYLSQNVKDQPVAVTGTLLVPTRPWTGKRPRPVVAMAPGTQGMGDQCAPSKLMVFGQEYENLQIGLLLASGYSVALTDYMGLGTPGVHPYLNRVDAGRALLDIARAAGSMGSQGVSRDAPIALWGYSQGGQASGAAAELASSYAPELPFVGAFVGAPAPDLNDLAEYGDRSVLSGGIGWVISGFVAAYPEHARELLSVFNARGRELLYRSQSYCVFNALQMNPFGSTTDYTRDGRSISAYLRTEPLKSLTAAQTLGNLTPSMPVYVGQNLGDDLVAARGTLRLQRAWCSRGVTVESANLPLPQILPKTALGHVLGLATVAPALQWLQARFSGTEPPSNC, encoded by the coding sequence ATGTACAGGCGTCACGTCACCCGAACCATCGCCGTGGCGACCGTCCTGTTCGCGGTCCTGGGAGTCGCCGCGACACCTGTGGTCGTCGCCGCGCCGACGCCGAATGTGGGCACGGATTTCTATCGGCCACCGGTTCCACTGCCCGTCGGCGCGCCGGGTGACGTTCTGCGGACCGCGCCGTCCGTCGATGCTCTGATCCCGGGAACCGGCGCCGTCATCGACGCTCGCGTCACCCGGGTGATGTACCTCAGCCAGAACGTCAAGGATCAGCCCGTCGCTGTGACCGGAACACTGCTGGTGCCGACACGTCCGTGGACCGGAAAGCGCCCCCGGCCGGTGGTTGCGATGGCCCCGGGAACGCAGGGCATGGGTGACCAGTGCGCGCCGTCGAAGCTGATGGTGTTCGGTCAGGAGTACGAGAATCTGCAGATAGGGCTGCTACTCGCGTCGGGTTACAGCGTGGCGTTGACCGACTACATGGGGCTGGGCACGCCGGGGGTGCATCCGTATCTGAACCGCGTCGACGCGGGACGCGCGCTGCTCGACATCGCCCGCGCGGCAGGGTCGATGGGCTCCCAGGGTGTCTCCCGTGACGCACCAATTGCTCTGTGGGGGTATTCGCAGGGCGGTCAGGCGTCCGGAGCCGCGGCGGAACTCGCGTCGAGTTACGCGCCCGAGTTGCCGTTCGTCGGCGCGTTCGTCGGAGCGCCAGCACCGGATCTGAACGATCTCGCCGAGTACGGTGACCGCTCTGTCCTGTCCGGCGGGATCGGGTGGGTGATCAGCGGATTCGTCGCCGCCTACCCCGAGCACGCCCGAGAGTTGTTGTCGGTGTTCAACGCGCGGGGGCGTGAACTCCTGTATCGCTCGCAAAGCTACTGCGTGTTCAACGCGCTACAGATGAATCCGTTCGGATCGACGACGGACTACACCCGCGACGGGCGGTCCATCTCGGCGTATCTGCGTACCGAGCCGCTGAAGTCGTTGACCGCTGCGCAGACGTTGGGAAACCTGACGCCGTCGATGCCGGTGTACGTCGGACAGAATCTGGGCGACGACCTGGTGGCGGCACGGGGGACGCTCAGACTCCAGCGCGCGTGGTGTTCACGCGGTGTCACCGTCGAATCGGCGAACCTCCCGCTGCCGCAGATCCTGCCGAAGACCGCACTCGGCCATGTCCTCGGTCTCGCCACCGTCGCGCCCGCATTGCAATGGCTTCAGGCGCGCTTCTCAGGAACCGAGCCGCCGAGCAACTGCTGA
- a CDS encoding TetR-like C-terminal domain-containing protein, with protein sequence MPQDQRRGPGRPRDADMEARVFDAVLEVYWETSWRGFTFDAVARRARVGRAALYRRWASKEDLLVAALEARSPLPAPIDTGSVRGDLVELSDQLARGYAELAGLVSIRVTLDAMVNPDLLAHLTDTLNQSRLVTTRAIVSRAVARGELPPNTSTTLLLELVTGAVLSHALFSHPHRSAETDASPRHSEIVVETVLRALV encoded by the coding sequence ATGCCTCAGGACCAGCGCCGCGGCCCCGGCAGGCCTCGCGACGCCGACATGGAGGCCCGGGTCTTCGACGCCGTCCTGGAGGTCTACTGGGAGACGAGCTGGCGGGGGTTCACCTTCGACGCCGTGGCCCGTCGGGCCCGGGTGGGGCGGGCTGCCCTGTACCGGCGCTGGGCGAGCAAGGAGGACCTGCTCGTCGCCGCGCTCGAGGCCCGCAGTCCCCTGCCCGCACCCATCGACACCGGCTCGGTGCGCGGCGACCTCGTCGAACTGTCCGACCAGCTCGCGCGGGGGTACGCCGAGCTGGCCGGACTGGTCTCGATCCGCGTGACCCTCGACGCGATGGTCAACCCGGACCTGCTGGCCCACCTCACCGACACCCTCAACCAGAGCCGGTTGGTCACCACCCGGGCGATCGTCAGTCGGGCGGTCGCCCGCGGCGAACTGCCCCCGAACACGTCGACCACGCTGCTGCTCGAACTCGTCACCGGTGCGGTGCTGAGCCACGCGTTGTTCTCCCATCCGCACCGGAGCGCCGAGACCGATGCGTCCCCCCGGCACTCGGAGATCGTGGTGGAGACGGTCCTGCGGGCCCTCGTCTAG